The window ACCAAAATCTGGGCGGCCTCGCTCAATACCAGCCGCCTGTTTATTTTCGACGTCGGCACGGACCCCGCGAACCCGAAGCTGATTCGCACCATCGACAATGTTCCCGGGCTGACCCGGTTGAGCGGGCCGCATACCCCATATGCGATCCCGGGGAGAATACTGGTCAGCATGGCATCGGGGCCCGACGGCACCGGTACGGGGGGAATTGCGGAATTCACCAATGACGGCGAATTCATCGCCGGTCACAACGCCTCCAACCATCCCTACGAAACAGTGATCAAGCCCGAGTTCAATCGCATGATCACCTCTGCATGGTTTCCGCAGAAGACCTTCATGAGCCCCCTCGACAAGTGGAATCCGCAGGACTGGACCAATCCGAACACGATGCTGGTGTGGGATCTGAAGGAGCGCAAGGTGATCCAGACCCTCTCCGGAGACCCGATCAATCTCGCTGCGCGATGGATGCTCAAACCGGGTGCGAGGTATGGTTACAACATCAGCAACGGCGGTAATTCCATTTGGATGTTCAAGATGGAAGACGATGGTACCTTCACCTACCGCAAGGCAGCCGATACCGGTCCCGGCTGCGGCCCAGCCGATCTGCGGCAATCTCCTGACGACAAGTTTCTCTACGTGAGTTGCTTCGTCGGCAGCGAGGTTCAGGCCTGGGATATATCCGATCCGGAGAACATTCGTCTGCACGACACCATTCAGGGCGTCGTTCAGCCCAACATGATGCACGTCACCTCTGACGGCCACCGGCTGTACTTTACCAACTCTGCGATCAGCACGATCGACTACTCGTCGCGCTATTCACTGCAATTGATCCAGGTCGGGCGAGATGGACGGCTAAAGCTGGACCCGAACTTCAAGGTCGACTTCGTGCAGGCGCCAAACGGCCCGGCGAGGCCGCACGATATGCTACTCAATTGACGTTCACGTTTCGCTGCGAGGGCGCAGACGACGCAAAGAAGTTGTCCGGAAGGGAGGACATTGCAATGCGGCGAATCATGTTCTGGATTCTGTGTTGGATGTTTGGCGCCGCGTCTCCGCTTCTTGCGGCGGAGGCGCCCTCAGAGGTTCAAATTTCTTCCAATCCGAGCCTGTCGGTGATCGCGCGTGCGCCAACGTTCATGCTGCACGATACTTCGGGAAAGGTCGTGCGCCTGTCGGATTATCAAGGGCATGTAGTGCTGCTCGCCTTTATATTCACCACCTGTCCGGGGGTCTGTCCGATCATCAGCCGGCAGATGGCCGCCGTGCAATCCGGGCTTAAGTCGGCGAAACTTTTCGGAAGTCAGGCAAGTCTTGTGTCGGTGACGGTGGACCCCGAAACCGATACTGCGGACGTGCTGGCGCGCTACGCGCGAAATCACGGCGCAGATCCAGCGGGATGGAGGTTTCTGACAGGCACGCCCAAACAGATCAGGCCGGTACTCAAGGCGTACGACGAGTGGACCAAGCTTTTACCAAAAGGAGAGATCGACCACCCGGCGCGCGTGTACCTCATCGACAAGCAGGGCAACATTCGCGAGATCTACAGCCTCGCGTTCTTCAATGAGAAACAGGCACTGATCGACATGAGCAGGCTTCTGGAAGAGTAAATGCCGCACCGACGCAGTAGGTCGGCTAAAAGGTAGCCTGCACCGAAACGCCCTGCGTTCGCTCCGGTCTCTGCATGATTTGAGGGCCAGTCTCGGCGGGAAGAAATTGATTCACAGCCTCTTCTCACGATCCTTAAGCCCCGGGACCTTGCTCAGAAGGTTCCGGGATACGCTCCGCCGTCGATCAGGAAATTCATCCCGGTGATGTAACCGGCCTGCCTGCTGCACAGATAGGCGCAGGCATCGCCGAATTCGTCGGGATTGCCGAAGCGCCCGGCGGGAACGGTCTTCATGCGCGCGGCGTGAACCTCCTCCACCGGTTTGTTCTGCATCTTCGCCGCCGCGACACTGCTGCTCTTCAGCCGGTCTGTGTCGAACATGCCGGGCAGAAGGTTGTTGATGGTGACGTTGTGAGCCACGGTCTTGCGAGCGATACCGGCGACAAAACCGGTGAGACCGGTGCGCGCGCCGTTGGACAATCCGAGGATGTCTATAGGCGCCTTGACCGCGCTGGACGTAATGTTGACGATGCGACCGAACTTGCGCGAGATCATGCCATCGACGGTGGCCTTGATCAGTTCGATCGGCGTAAGCATGTTCGCCTCGAGGGCCGCAATCCACATATCGTGGGTGAAATCCCGGAAATCCCCGGGCGGCGGACCGCCGGCATTGTTGACCAGGATATCGGGACTGGGACAGGCGGCAAGCGCCTCCTTGCGGCCGGCCGCAGTGGTGATGTCCGTCACTACTACGGTAACCTTTACGCCGGTGGCCTTGCGAATCTCGTCGGCAGTCGCTTCAAGCGCCTCGCGGCCGCGAGCCAGTATGGTTACATCGACGCCTTCGCGTGCCAGCGAAAGCGCGCAACCCTTTCCCAGTCCCTTGCTGGCCGCACAGACCAGTGCGGTTTTACCCTTCAAGCCGAGATCCATGGATGTCTTCCTTCTTCGAGGTTCTATGTGAATGGCCGCCGTCAGGGCGTGCCGGGGAGGGGTAATCGTGAAGCAAGCGGGTGGCTTTTGCAAACCACCGGATCGAGCTGATGTCCATATCCCGCGCCGCGATATAATTCCCGGCCAATAACATCGACAACTCATGGTCGCACGATTTCTCATCCCACTGCTCCTGACCGCCTGTATGCTCTGCGGATGCGCGGCGGGTCCCGATCCCCGGGATCCGCTGGAGCCGTTCAATCGCAAGGTCTACGCATTCAACGAGGGCGTGGACAAGGCGGTGCTCAAGCCTGTCGCGAAAGGTTATGTCGCCGTGGTGCCAAAGTTGGCCCGCCGGGGCGTGTCCAATTTCTTCAACAACCTCGGCATGGTCGTCACCACGCTGAACGATGCGTTGCAGGTCAAGGGCAGCAAGGTTCCGGTGGATTTCGCCCGCTTCACGACGAATATCGTCTTCGGACTCGGCGGGCTGATCGATGTGGCGACGGAACTGAAGATCGAAAACCGCAATGAGGACTTCGGCCAGACATTGGGGTATTGGGGCGTGGCCAGCGGCCCTTATCTGGTGCTGCCCCTGTTCGGGCCGAGCAGTGCGCGGGACGGCCCGGGGTTGGCGGTGGACTTCGTCGCCAGTCCGCTCTTCTACTGGAACCCCGAGGCTGACGTACGCTGGGGCCTGTTCGCGCTGGACGTCGTCGATACCCGCGCCAACCTGCTGGAAGCGGAAAAATTTCTCGAAACGGCGGCGATAGACCGTTACAGCTTCCTGCGCGATTCCTACCTGCAGCGCCGTGAGTATCTGATCCACGACGGCAATCCGCCAACCGGCCACGGCGCGCGGCAGAAGAGCCTCAAGGAGCTCGAGGAAGAAGACATGATGGACGATCCGGTACCGCTGCGCGCGGCGCCCCGAGTCCGGCGACCTTGAAATGCGTCTGACTCGGAAGAGAAAAGGTGAAAGGTCAAAGAGCAAAGAAAATACTTGCCTTAGGCCTGGCTGTGGCCTAGTTCTTACCTTTCCACTTTAACCTTTCCGCTTTAACCTGGTTTCTTTCACCTTTCCTCTCTAACCTTTTCTCTCTCTTCTTCGAGCTTCCGCGGAAGAATGAAGTCCAGCGGGTGCTGCACAAACCGCCGCAGCAACCTCGCCCCCAGCACGGCCAATTCCCTTCGCGCCAGATCGTAAGCACGCGACGCGGTATACAGCGAAAGAAAGAAACTCACGCTCAGGTTCAGGACGAACATCGTCGCCACGCCGGCGAGCGCCCAGAAGAACCAGCCCGTGCTGAACCATCCGCGCAGTCCTGCGCAGGCGAAGGCCAGCATCCCCGAAGACAATGTGACGTGACGCACGTCGATGGGCAGTCCCAGAAACTGGCCGATCACGGGCGCAAGCCCGAGCAGAAAGCCAAGCGAAATGTTCGTCGCCCATCCCGACATGTTGCGGGAAACGATACCCGCCGCACGCGCCATGGCCCTGCGTCCGAAACGCTCTCCCAGACGATGGTCGGCGATCGCCTGCGGCAACCGGTGATACACCGCCCAGTTGTCCATCCAGCCGCCGATCATCGCGGCCATCCAGAGGATTACCCCTGTCAGCGCGGCGTAGAACACGGTGCCGCTGTTGACCGGACTGAGTGTTTCGAACACGTCCTGTGCTCCCTTTGTACCGAGATAGTTGTGGCCGAGTGCAAGACGCCAGAGGAAGTTGAACAGGAAGGCGCCGACGAAGACCACCGACACATTGGCCATGGCGGCGGCAAACTGCGAACGGCAGATGCGGACCGTGAACTCGACCATGCTGTCGAGACGTTCGGTGCGATCGCGACTGCGCAGCAGCGTGGCAAGCGTGGCCGCAGTCATGGCCGGTTGTTTGGTCGCCAGAATCAGATGAAAGTGATGCAGCAGCATGAAACTGGCCGCGTAGTTGAGTCCCGACAGCAGTCCTTCGATGAACAGCGGCAATCCGGAATGCGTGACCTTCAGCTTGATGGCCGCTGTCAGCACCGTCAGCAGTCCACCGCCTGCCGCGGCCAGCCAGATGAAGCGGTATTCGCGACGACTGTGCGCGACGTAGTGTTCACCGGTTTTTCCGGAGCGGTCGACAATCTTGCGCTGGAGCATCTGCAGATTGCCGCGGATCAGATGGCGAATGCTGCGGTCGTC is drawn from Betaproteobacteria bacterium and contains these coding sequences:
- a CDS encoding SDR family oxidoreductase; protein product: MDLGLKGKTALVCAASKGLGKGCALSLAREGVDVTILARGREALEATADEIRKATGVKVTVVVTDITTAAGRKEALAACPSPDILVNNAGGPPPGDFRDFTHDMWIAALEANMLTPIELIKATVDGMISRKFGRIVNITSSAVKAPIDILGLSNGARTGLTGFVAGIARKTVAHNVTINNLLPGMFDTDRLKSSSVAAAKMQNKPVEEVHAARMKTVPAGRFGNPDEFGDACAYLCSRQAGYITGMNFLIDGGAYPGTF
- a CDS encoding beta-propeller fold lactonase family protein, translating into MKRWIVCLLAGLTVAGTAFSETCISPYVKGLKTPEKVMYLWTLPAKPNGGPDFLAVIDVNLASPTYGQIIKKVKVGSSGNEAHHIGFTDDRTKIWAASLNTSRLFIFDVGTDPANPKLIRTIDNVPGLTRLSGPHTPYAIPGRILVSMASGPDGTGTGGIAEFTNDGEFIAGHNASNHPYETVIKPEFNRMITSAWFPQKTFMSPLDKWNPQDWTNPNTMLVWDLKERKVIQTLSGDPINLAARWMLKPGARYGYNISNGGNSIWMFKMEDDGTFTYRKAADTGPGCGPADLRQSPDDKFLYVSCFVGSEVQAWDISDPENIRLHDTIQGVVQPNMMHVTSDGHRLYFTNSAISTIDYSSRYSLQLIQVGRDGRLKLDPNFKVDFVQAPNGPARPHDMLLN
- a CDS encoding VacJ family lipoprotein; the protein is MVARFLIPLLLTACMLCGCAAGPDPRDPLEPFNRKVYAFNEGVDKAVLKPVAKGYVAVVPKLARRGVSNFFNNLGMVVTTLNDALQVKGSKVPVDFARFTTNIVFGLGGLIDVATELKIENRNEDFGQTLGYWGVASGPYLVLPLFGPSSARDGPGLAVDFVASPLFYWNPEADVRWGLFALDVVDTRANLLEAEKFLETAAIDRYSFLRDSYLQRREYLIHDGNPPTGHGARQKSLKELEEEDMMDDPVPLRAAPRVRRP
- a CDS encoding SCO family protein, translating into MFWILCWMFGAASPLLAAEAPSEVQISSNPSLSVIARAPTFMLHDTSGKVVRLSDYQGHVVLLAFIFTTCPGVCPIISRQMAAVQSGLKSAKLFGSQASLVSVTVDPETDTADVLARYARNHGADPAGWRFLTGTPKQIRPVLKAYDEWTKLLPKGEIDHPARVYLIDKQGNIREIYSLAFFNEKQALIDMSRLLEE